The Armatimonadota bacterium DNA segment GCGCAGGCTCGCCTGCTACGCGCAATGGGCGACCTGTAGTCCTACTCCGTCTTCTTGCGCAGCAGCGCGATGAACAGCGTGGAGCGTGTTTCCTGAATAATCACCGCCTGAAAGTGGGTGATTTCCCACCCATGCGACACCAGCTCATTCAAGTGTTGCTCCATCAGGCGGTCATCCGTAGTGCGCACGATGCGGTATTCCACCGTCGCCAGCTTAGCGATCTCCTCTTCTCCATGCAGGATATGGAACAGGGGTTTGACATGGCGCTCCAGCATGGTCTCCAGAGGCATCTCCAGATCCGCCTCGCGAGGTTCCATCCCTAACCAGACGCGCCCATCGCCGTCACGATAGAGAACAAAGCCCGCTTCCACCACTACCTCTTCCTGTATCTCGGGCTGGGAGAGCATCTGCTGACAATGTTCGCCGGATACCAGCCACATCTGCGAGTGGCGTGGCAACCCGAGCTCACTGTACTCATGATCCGTGCGCACTTCCCCCGCTACTCGCTCCAGCGCCATCCCGCCCTTCACGGCGGCGGCAACCACAGAGGTAGGAACGGCGCAGAAATTGCGGTGTAACCAGTCAGCGTACGTTCGTAACATGTTGGGCACCCCCCTCTCCTGGCGAACGCTTCGCTGCGTGGTGCACCTGCATGCTACATCAGGGCAGCAGAAACGGGTCGCTGGTCTGAAGTTCTGCACTCACGCGGCGTCCCGCGCATTGTTGCTCCATTATAACATTCCAGCAAATTTCTGTCAAACGATAAAACTAACTGTGCTCAGAGGGGTTGTGGTGACAGAAGGCTCAATGCATGGTGCGCGGAGGCAACAGCAGGTACCGGGCACGCTCGGCCAGGGTTTGCACGTACTGCACCTGCGCTGGCGAAAGCCCGACTTCTGTAACGATGCTTTCCGCATCCATCCCCTGCTCCAGTCGCCAGAGCACCCTGTCCAGCGTGGTATATTCCAGTCCTATCGCCAGCTCGTCGGTCAAACCGGGCAGGAGGTCTGGCGAGGGGGGACGGTGGATAATCGGTTCGGGGACGCCCAGGTACTCCGCGAGCGCACGCACCTGTGTTTTGTAGAGATGAGCCAGCGGGGCGATGTCCGCCGCGACATCACCGTATTTCACACAGAACCCGATTGCCAGCTCGGTCTTGTTTGCGGTACCGACAACCAGCAGGTTATACCGCTCGGCGTAGTAATAGAGCACGGTCGTGCGCAGGCGAACCTTTACCCGATGGTAAGCCACCGTTTGATTCAGCCAGGGTCCGCTCAGCCCGCGCGTGCCCAGCATCACCGCAGAAAAGGGGGTTTCCCCCTCGGGCAGTGTCTCGCGGAACTGCCGGTAGTAGCGCAGTATCAGGTTCGCTTTCAGGCGGCGCCCGGGTATCAGCCACAGGGGAACCAGTCGATATGCTCCCAACACAGCCAGTGGCAGCGTGAGGCACACCGTTTGACAACGAATACCCAGGCTCCGGGCGAGCTGGAGTGCCAGTCGCTTGCTTTCGGGCGCACTGTCGCGTTCCGGCAGTATCAACCCCAGCACGCGCTCCGCTCCCAGAGCCCGGGCAGCGAGTACCGCC contains these protein-coding regions:
- the nadE1 gene encoding NH(3)-dependent NAD(+) synthetase yields the protein MEELHIEPADVVDGLTAFIRQAVEDFRREGVVVGLSGGIDSSVVAVLAARALGAERVLGLILPERDSAPESKRLALQLARSLGIRCQTVCLTLPLAVLGAYRLVPLWLIPGRRLKANLILRYYRQFRETLPEGETPFSAVMLGTRGLSGPWLNQTVAYHRVKVRLRTTVLYYYAERYNLLVVGTANKTELAIGFCVKYGDVAADIAPLAHLYKTQVRALAEYLGVPEPIIHRPPSPDLLPGLTDELAIGLEYTTLDRVLWRLEQGMDAESIVTEVGLSPAQVQYVQTLAERARYLLLPPRTMH